A part of Leptospira congkakensis genomic DNA contains:
- a CDS encoding Hsp20/alpha crystallin family protein — MLFRILDPQTKANQFWRDFDRLNDELTRSILDSQFGSSSNFPPVNVYTKEDEALVTCLLPGLEPDQIEINVKDNLLSIHGKKKAEDLAEGTEVLRREIFNGEFRRTLELPFRVDAEHVLAKFTNGILNIHLPRREEDKPKKVSIVAG; from the coding sequence ATGTTGTTCCGAATTCTAGACCCACAAACCAAAGCAAATCAGTTCTGGAGAGATTTTGACAGACTGAACGATGAGTTGACTCGTTCCATTTTGGACAGCCAATTTGGATCTTCTTCCAATTTCCCTCCTGTGAATGTTTACACCAAGGAAGACGAAGCCCTTGTGACTTGTTTACTTCCTGGACTCGAACCAGACCAAATCGAAATCAACGTAAAAGACAACCTATTGTCGATTCACGGAAAGAAAAAAGCAGAAGACCTCGCAGAAGGTACAGAAGTCCTTCGCCGTGAGATTTTTAATGGGGAATTTCGCAGAACCTTGGAACTTCCTTTCCGAGTGGATGCGGAACATGTCCTCGCAAAATTCACAAATGGAATTTTAAACATCCATCTTCCTCGTAGAGAAGAAGATAAACCTAAAAAAGTATCCATCGTTGCAGGGTAA
- a CDS encoding Hsp20/alpha crystallin family protein, protein MNTLTKENKQDVTESVETKEGKPAVRVYSPNVDVLETEEAILFHVEMPGVDQSSVEISIEKDQLILEGKFVLPEESRGQVRLAEYREGNYFRKFTIGKAIHSDKAVAKMKNGILELTIPKMEPKKTKIEIQK, encoded by the coding sequence ATGAATACACTAACAAAAGAAAACAAACAAGACGTAACAGAATCTGTAGAAACAAAAGAAGGAAAACCCGCCGTTCGCGTTTATTCACCTAACGTGGATGTATTGGAAACAGAAGAAGCCATTCTTTTCCATGTGGAAATGCCTGGGGTAGACCAATCTTCTGTAGAGATATCCATTGAAAAAGACCAATTGATTTTGGAAGGAAAGTTTGTTTTGCCTGAGGAATCTCGTGGTCAAGTGAGACTTGCGGAATATAGAGAAGGAAACTATTTCCGTAAATTCACAATTGGAAAAGCGATCCATTCGGATAAAGCCGTAGCCAAAATGAAAAATGGAATTTTGGAATTAACCATTCCGAAAATGGAACCTAAAAAAACAAAAATCGAAATTCAGAAATAA
- the hisC gene encoding histidinol-phosphate transaminase: MTTQTNLFSMKSLVRKELPAFKPYTPGEQPGLSTSTIKLNTNENPYPPSPKIKEAVEKVLETGVLRKYPNYHGRKLQELIAKDYDLDPDQILVTNGSDEALRLLFQALIGPNDVVVAPDPTYSFYPVLTEQMMVGATYKAVPLKSDLHFDFEALGKEQGKLLCFAHPNAPTGVEEPKEKLLNLVKNFHGIVLSDEAYIDFTEPNSSLMSEIGNHPNLVVSRTFSKSYALAGLRVGYLVGSLEVISWIRKLKDSYNVGILEQVVAEASYADKEYFLEKRTLVISERTKLKKELESLGFLIPDSSTNFLFCKPKLGVSPESLYLQLKDKNILIRYFSNGISKDYVRITIGTPEENGKLLATIRELL, translated from the coding sequence ATGACAACACAAACCAATCTATTTTCGATGAAATCACTGGTACGTAAGGAACTACCTGCCTTCAAACCTTATACTCCAGGAGAACAACCAGGGCTTTCTACCTCCACTATCAAACTCAATACCAACGAAAACCCCTACCCACCTTCTCCTAAAATTAAAGAAGCCGTAGAAAAAGTTTTAGAAACAGGTGTTTTGCGAAAGTATCCCAACTACCATGGAAGGAAGTTACAAGAACTCATCGCAAAAGATTATGATTTAGATCCAGATCAAATTTTGGTGACAAACGGGTCTGATGAAGCCTTACGTTTGTTATTTCAAGCCCTAATTGGCCCAAACGATGTGGTTGTGGCGCCTGACCCGACTTATTCCTTCTATCCGGTTCTAACAGAACAGATGATGGTGGGTGCTACGTACAAAGCAGTTCCACTAAAGTCCGACTTACATTTTGATTTTGAGGCTTTAGGAAAAGAACAGGGAAAGTTACTTTGTTTTGCTCACCCCAATGCTCCGACAGGTGTAGAAGAACCAAAAGAAAAACTTCTTAACTTGGTCAAAAATTTTCACGGTATTGTTTTATCCGATGAAGCCTACATAGATTTCACAGAACCAAACTCTAGTTTGATGTCTGAGATAGGAAACCATCCGAACTTAGTAGTCTCTCGTACTTTTTCTAAATCCTATGCTTTGGCTGGACTCCGTGTGGGTTATCTTGTAGGATCTCTTGAAGTGATCTCTTGGATTCGCAAACTAAAGGATTCTTATAATGTAGGAATTTTGGAACAAGTTGTGGCGGAAGCCTCTTATGCAGACAAAGAATACTTTTTGGAAAAACGAACTCTAGTCATTTCAGAAAGGACAAAACTAAAAAAAGAATTGGAATCTCTTGGTTTTTTGATCCCAGACTCCTCTACCAATTTTTTATTCTGCAAACCAAAGTTAGGTGTTTCACCAGAGAGTTTGTATTTGCAATTGAAAGATAAAAATATTTTGATCCGTTATTTTTCAAACGGAATCTCCAAAGATTACGTGCGTATCACCATTGGAACCCCAGAAGAAAATGGAAAACTACTTGCGACCATTCGCGAACTCCTCTAA
- a CDS encoding 2-isopropylmalate synthase: protein MEDYVRIFDTTLRDGEQCPGAAMSEDEKVEIAQHLARMKVDIIEAGFPVSSPVQFKAVERISREIEGPIICGLARALRPDLEAARDALKPAKQKRIHTFIASSPIHMKHKLGKSPSEVLEMARLAVKMARDFVTDVEFSPEDATRSEWKFLRELVEAVIEEGATTINIPDTVGYTTPQEYMDLFRFLKKEVKGADKVIFSAHCHNDLGLAVANSLATVLAGGRQIECTINGIGERAGNTAMEEVVMALKTRKDAFGVETKIDSTLITRGSHLVKTITGMVVQPNKAIVGANAFAHESGIHQDGVIKNRQTYEIMTPESVGLKSNRMVLGRHSGRAGFKDRVIRMGFDPKPEEIDNAYNRFLEIADKKKEVFDEDIAALFQAEISRSQVDEKYRLLSFEQNTGSNQTPNSKISLQIKGEVKQGEAHGDGPVDSIFKAIGQVTGLSPLLSRLVISPVTEGTDAMAEASVTLEDGERRVVGKGDSTDIIEACAKAYINALNRL, encoded by the coding sequence ATGGAAGATTACGTACGCATATTTGATACCACACTAAGGGACGGGGAACAATGCCCCGGGGCCGCTATGAGCGAAGATGAAAAGGTGGAAATTGCCCAACACCTAGCCCGTATGAAAGTGGATATCATCGAAGCTGGATTCCCAGTTTCTTCCCCTGTACAATTCAAAGCGGTAGAACGGATTTCTCGGGAAATTGAAGGTCCCATCATTTGCGGACTGGCTCGTGCCCTTCGTCCGGATTTGGAAGCAGCACGTGATGCATTAAAACCAGCCAAACAAAAACGAATTCATACCTTCATTGCCTCCTCTCCCATCCATATGAAACATAAATTGGGTAAGTCTCCATCAGAAGTGTTAGAGATGGCAAGACTTGCCGTAAAAATGGCAAGGGACTTTGTGACTGATGTAGAATTTTCACCGGAAGATGCAACTCGCTCTGAATGGAAATTCTTACGAGAGTTAGTCGAAGCTGTGATTGAAGAAGGTGCTACTACCATCAACATTCCAGATACAGTAGGTTATACCACTCCACAAGAATATATGGATCTATTTCGTTTCTTAAAAAAAGAAGTGAAAGGAGCCGACAAGGTCATTTTTTCGGCGCACTGCCATAACGATCTAGGACTTGCTGTTGCCAACTCACTCGCCACTGTCCTTGCGGGCGGTCGTCAAATTGAATGTACCATCAACGGAATCGGTGAGCGAGCTGGAAACACAGCCATGGAAGAAGTGGTCATGGCTCTCAAAACAAGAAAGGATGCTTTCGGTGTGGAAACAAAAATTGATTCCACTCTCATTACTCGTGGTTCTCATTTGGTAAAAACCATCACAGGAATGGTAGTTCAACCTAACAAAGCCATTGTGGGTGCCAATGCCTTTGCACATGAATCAGGAATCCACCAAGATGGTGTGATCAAAAACAGACAAACCTATGAAATTATGACCCCCGAATCCGTGGGACTCAAATCCAATCGTATGGTTCTTGGACGCCACTCCGGTCGCGCGGGTTTTAAAGACCGTGTCATTCGTATGGGTTTCGATCCCAAACCAGAAGAAATCGACAATGCCTATAACAGATTCCTCGAGATTGCTGATAAAAAAAAGGAAGTCTTTGATGAGGACATCGCAGCCCTTTTCCAAGCAGAAATCAGTAGATCCCAAGTAGACGAAAAATATCGACTCTTGTCTTTTGAACAAAATACAGGATCCAACCAAACTCCAAATTCCAAAATCTCTCTCCAAATCAAGGGAGAAGTGAAACAAGGCGAAGCACATGGTGATGGCCCAGTGGATAGTATCTTTAAAGCAATAGGCCAAGTCACTGGCCTTTCTCCACTTCTCTCTAGACTTGTGATTTCACCGGTAACCGAAGGAACGGATGCGATGGCAGAGGCTTCTGTTACCTTAGAAGACGGAGAACGCCGAGTGGTTGGGAAAGGTGATTCCACAGACATCATTGAAGCCTGTGCCAAAGCCTATATCAATGCCTTGAACCGGTTGTAA
- a CDS encoding VOC family protein produces the protein MENGETLDLQFYSINLDGGENTSLPARFYQSFLGGTLLKESFGHSELQLASGERIVFSKNTEHCPVHPGTITIRCDHSTATHPKVSSLKLVQSIPKKNYSLYEDPWGNWVWIYFLDSK, from the coding sequence ATGGAGAACGGGGAAACATTGGATTTACAATTTTACTCTATCAACTTAGACGGAGGGGAAAATACTAGCCTTCCCGCTCGGTTTTACCAATCGTTTTTAGGGGGGACTCTCCTAAAAGAAAGTTTTGGCCACTCGGAGTTACAATTGGCTTCTGGAGAAAGGATTGTATTCTCTAAAAACACAGAACATTGTCCGGTACACCCAGGAACCATCACCATTCGTTGTGATCACTCAACCGCAACGCACCCGAAAGTTTCCTCTTTGAAACTAGTCCAATCAATCCCTAAGAAAAATTATTCTTTATATGAGGATCCTTGGGGGAATTGGGTTTGGATTTATTTTTTGGATTCTAAATAA
- a CDS encoding glycerophosphodiester phosphodiesterase produces MFQPRIERLKSILGNKPANIGHRGARGLAPENTLVSFLVGAESTSFFELDTMLCASGELVVIHDFTVDRTTDGEGKVSEYKYRDLAELDAGSFFDEAFEGEQIPTLSQIIQTLPETTVFDIEMKSEGNPEERKALALALVKLIRKYKLTNRIWVSSFDWDLVDLIRQEEPEVLRGLLIEKGDSLNKNYMDYEPDLILPHLSACSKEFVEGLKEKSLLVIPYTTNTEVEWKELLNAGVAGLITDFPDQLASYLESKK; encoded by the coding sequence ATGTTCCAACCACGAATCGAAAGATTAAAATCCATTTTAGGAAATAAACCGGCAAATATTGGACACCGTGGTGCACGTGGGCTTGCACCCGAGAACACACTTGTGTCTTTTCTTGTGGGAGCGGAATCCACAAGTTTTTTTGAATTGGATACCATGCTTTGTGCTTCGGGTGAACTTGTTGTCATCCACGACTTTACGGTGGATCGTACGACTGATGGTGAAGGAAAAGTCTCTGAATATAAATATCGCGATTTAGCAGAACTCGATGCGGGGAGTTTTTTTGATGAAGCCTTTGAAGGAGAACAAATTCCCACACTCTCCCAAATCATCCAAACCCTCCCCGAAACCACAGTCTTCGATATTGAAATGAAGAGCGAAGGAAATCCAGAAGAAAGAAAGGCTCTCGCCCTCGCTCTTGTGAAACTGATTCGGAAATACAAACTAACCAATCGTATTTGGGTGAGTAGTTTTGACTGGGACCTTGTGGATCTCATCAGACAGGAAGAACCAGAAGTTTTACGAGGTCTTCTCATCGAAAAGGGAGATTCGCTAAACAAGAATTATATGGACTATGAGCCGGATTTGATCCTCCCACACTTGTCCGCTTGTTCCAAAGAGTTTGTGGAAGGTTTAAAAGAAAAATCCCTTCTAGTGATTCCTTACACGACCAATACGGAAGTGGAATGGAAAGAGTTACTGAATGCAGGAGTGGCCGGTCTCATCACCGATTTTCCCGACCAATTGGCATCTTATTTAGAATCCAAAAAATAA
- a CDS encoding queuosine precursor transporter, with product MHVLKQKPVILYTVLLSFFLTFLLLAELTGSKLFFAFGFTMTMGVIPFPVTFIITDLLNEYYGRKVVRATTFLGMVMLGFAYLLIVIDIQIPASPESPIDDASFERVFANSGLVILGSIIAYVIGQMIDLHTFHFLRKKTGGKHIWLRATGSTIISQLIDSYVVIFIALGKYHPVSKLISIANTNFLYKLGVAILITPLLYAIHIYIDRYLGETLKNQMFRSAMEEEGLESTIQPG from the coding sequence ATGCATGTTCTCAAACAAAAACCGGTGATTCTTTATACGGTTCTTCTCAGTTTTTTTCTCACCTTTCTCCTTTTAGCCGAACTTACCGGTAGTAAATTATTTTTTGCCTTCGGATTCACGATGACTATGGGGGTTATCCCTTTTCCAGTTACCTTTATCATCACCGATCTTTTGAATGAGTATTATGGTCGCAAAGTTGTACGGGCCACAACCTTTCTGGGAATGGTAATGCTTGGGTTTGCTTATCTCCTCATTGTGATCGATATCCAAATTCCCGCAAGCCCTGAGTCGCCCATTGATGATGCTTCCTTCGAACGCGTGTTTGCCAATTCCGGCCTTGTGATCCTTGGTTCCATCATCGCTTATGTGATTGGTCAGATGATCGACCTCCATACCTTTCATTTCCTTCGTAAAAAAACGGGAGGAAAACATATTTGGCTTCGTGCCACAGGTTCCACCATCATTTCTCAACTCATTGACTCTTATGTGGTGATCTTCATTGCGCTTGGTAAATACCATCCAGTATCCAAACTCATCTCTATTGCCAATACCAACTTTCTTTATAAATTGGGAGTGGCCATCCTCATCACACCACTTCTCTATGCCATTCATATCTATATTGATCGTTATTTAGGGGAAACATTGAAAAACCAAATGTTTCGTTCGGCTATGGAAGAAGAAGGGTTGGAATCGACCATCCAACCAGGGTAG
- a CDS encoding glycosyl hydrolase family 18 protein, whose translation MSESENPSTPKRPLSNAAKYTLLFASWVFLSAISFYLGMNLIQNDGTALVLKDTAKAGNANPSVVEASTPSLGTPSEMETKESGENQTIEESAELPNFLPDENVSFRSSAWSTDWTAMKKTVHLYNEIHPFIYTMKGGLSNNGELISSWSSTSRKERVQELRVLNPNVKIIPTIFRWENPKEKIQENIGMGGRNDIRDHHIQVIVNEIMTYGYDGIDIDYEGMSCEKKEKFEEFFVLLAREVHKKGKLISVAVHPKTPAEKSKKKELNCRGLSKPIALDFRENWRGPTTHDYAFLAKHADRVKIMAYELHPRKYHNPGPGPQAPNVWLKDIITYAKKRVPTHKLYMAIPTYGYDWALNCKASAKAIYHSDAQRIKAGTHKNRQPTDINRILNEENKVANWKNLSKFADIHKNRAYEDPSLWYTSGGCDRVAFYMNRKAFEEKMTLLRKYDLGGFSFWQLVTDNDPEINVYLSKLVQGQLPPVEKAKEEEEPKEETTQAVSDTKENLKVSDSKSKTKTKKF comes from the coding sequence ATGTCCGAATCAGAAAACCCATCCACACCCAAACGTCCGCTGTCCAATGCAGCTAAATATACACTATTATTTGCCTCTTGGGTATTCCTTTCTGCTATCTCCTTTTATTTAGGAATGAATTTGATCCAAAATGATGGAACTGCTCTTGTTTTAAAAGATACTGCCAAAGCAGGAAATGCCAATCCTAGTGTTGTGGAAGCATCCACGCCTTCTCTTGGTACCCCATCTGAGATGGAAACCAAAGAGAGTGGAGAGAACCAAACCATAGAAGAATCGGCGGAATTACCTAATTTTCTTCCCGACGAAAATGTTTCGTTTCGTTCTTCTGCTTGGTCTACCGATTGGACCGCCATGAAAAAAACGGTTCATCTTTATAATGAAATCCATCCGTTTATTTATACAATGAAAGGTGGACTTTCCAATAATGGAGAGTTGATTTCTAGTTGGTCGAGTACTTCTAGAAAAGAAAGAGTCCAGGAACTTCGTGTTTTAAACCCAAATGTGAAAATCATACCGACCATCTTTCGTTGGGAAAATCCAAAAGAAAAAATCCAAGAAAACATTGGAATGGGCGGAAGGAACGACATTCGTGACCACCACATCCAAGTGATTGTAAACGAAATTATGACTTATGGTTATGATGGGATTGATATCGATTACGAAGGAATGTCTTGTGAGAAAAAGGAAAAGTTTGAAGAATTTTTTGTCCTTCTAGCTCGGGAAGTCCATAAAAAGGGAAAACTCATTTCGGTAGCGGTTCATCCTAAAACTCCTGCAGAAAAGAGTAAAAAGAAAGAACTGAATTGCCGTGGTCTTTCCAAACCAATCGCTCTTGATTTCCGAGAAAATTGGAGAGGTCCTACCACTCATGATTATGCTTTTCTCGCCAAACATGCGGACCGCGTAAAAATTATGGCTTACGAACTGCATCCAAGAAAATACCACAACCCGGGTCCTGGCCCGCAAGCTCCCAATGTTTGGTTAAAAGACATCATCACGTATGCTAAAAAAAGAGTGCCAACCCATAAACTCTATATGGCGATTCCCACTTATGGATATGACTGGGCTCTCAATTGTAAAGCATCCGCCAAAGCCATTTATCATTCCGATGCTCAAAGAATCAAAGCAGGGACACATAAAAATCGCCAACCAACGGATATCAATCGTATCTTAAACGAAGAGAACAAAGTGGCAAATTGGAAAAACTTATCTAAGTTTGCTGACATCCATAAAAATCGTGCTTATGAAGATCCTTCCCTTTGGTATACAAGTGGTGGATGTGACCGTGTTGCCTTTTATATGAACCGTAAAGCCTTCGAAGAGAAAATGACTCTCCTTCGTAAATATGATTTAGGTGGATTCTCTTTTTGGCAGCTTGTGACTGACAATGATCCAGAAATCAATGTGTATTTGAGTAAACTCGTCCAAGGCCAACTTCCTCCAGTAGAAAAAGCAAAAGAGGAAGAAGAACCAAAAGAAGAAACAACTCAAGCTGTTTCTGATACAAAAGAAAATCTAAAAGTTTCCGATTCTAAATCGAAAACCAAAACAAAAAAGTTTTAA